A part of Acropora palmata chromosome 6, jaAcrPala1.3, whole genome shotgun sequence genomic DNA contains:
- the LOC141884100 gene encoding uncharacterized protein LOC141884100 — MKVQCNQVLTRVSQRRNAALITLDRESLDQLNEYFGNLYNDNNYIQPVDAHIDPDVKVPTISVGLVWNTLSNLKKTATGPDKIPFWLLKEHAELLTPVIFYVWNLSLATHSWPEFWKRANISSLPKIVVPKENGDFRGISVTRVIARAFERAVYNTHVRRVLEDHLGSNQFAYREGGNRTYALLTIQHQICKLN, encoded by the coding sequence ATGAAGGTTCAGTGTAACCAGGTGTTGACCCGAGTATCGCAGCGAAGGAACGCAGCCCTTATTACCTTAGATCGTGAGTCACTTGACCAGCTAAACGAGTACTTCGGCAATCTATACAATGATAATAACTATATTCAACCAGTTGATGCTCACATTGATCCAGATGTCAAGGTTCCAACAATTTCTGTGGGACTTGTCTGGAATACTCTGTCTAATCTGAAGAAAACGGCAACCGGCCCGGATAAAATTCCTTTTTGGCTTTTAAAAGAACACGCGGAACTACTAACCCCAGTTATCTTTTATGTGTGGAATCTCTCCCTGGCAACTCATTCCTGGCCTGAATTTTGGAAAAGAGCAAACATCAGTTCATTACCAAAGATTGTTGTACCTAAGGAGAACGGCGATTTCCGTGGAATCAGTGTAACACGGGTGATTGCTAGAGCCTTTGAAAGGGCTGTATACAACACACATGTCAGACGCGTCTTGGAGGATCACTTGGGCAGCAATCAGTTCGCGTATAGAGAGGGTGGGAACCGTACatatgcgctcctaactattCAGCACCAGATCTgcaaattgaattga